One segment of Syngnathus typhle isolate RoL2023-S1 ecotype Sweden linkage group LG9, RoL_Styp_1.0, whole genome shotgun sequence DNA contains the following:
- the nup62l gene encoding nucleoporin 62 like isoform X2: MSGGFNFGQPSTAKTTAPAAPATGVGPTTTSTPAVAGTSGGGGGFSFGSSTQPAASSAPSGGGLAFGTPTATTNQSTPAAGGVFSFGTPVPTQPGAAAAAAPAGGVFSFGTPVPTQPGAAAAAAPAGGVFSFGTPVPTQPGAAAAAAPAGGVFSFGTPVPTQPGAAAAAAPAGGVFSFGTPVPTQPAAAVAPTTNVSAGHPSGAFSFGGSKVQVTTVTATTSAPGSSFAFGSSAAPNLTLGPQTISTTIASAPQAGGFTLGIKPSPTPAPPAATPVAPFLFSTPASTAAAPAIGSGSSFGTTPTPAAAPTATTTAAVSAPTALAATTTSSFSLGPVITTTAATVATTLPTTTAPAVMTYDQLEGLLNKWSLELEDQERHFIQQATQVNAWDRMLVANAEKITSLHKEMEKVKLDQKRLNQEVDFILSQQKELEDLLCPLEESVKEPSGTIYMQNADEERERTYKFAENVDAQLKRMSQDLKEIIEHLNTSSGPADTSDPLQQICKILNAHMDSLQWIDQNSILLQRRVEEVSKLCDNQRKEQEKPFRLTFY; this comes from the exons ATGAGTGGCGGCTTCAACTTCGGACAGCCTTCCACCGCCAAGACCACAGCTCCAGCAGCACCCGCCACGGGAGTCGGCCCGACCACAACGTCCACTCCCGCAGTCGCCGGAACcagtggcggtggcggcggcttcTCCTTCGGCTCGTCCACTCAACCCGCCGCTAGTAGTGCACCGAGCGGCGGCGGCCTCGCATTTGGAACCCCCACCGCCACTACCAATCAATCAACCCCGGCTGCAG GGGGAGTCTTCTCCTTTGGGACCCCAGTGCCAACCCAACcgggagcagcagcggcggctgcGCCTGCAGGGGGAGTCTTCTCCTTTGGGACCCCAGTGCCAACCCAACcgggagcagcagcggcggctgcGCCTGCAGGGGGAGTCTTCTCCTTTGGGACCCCAGTGCCAACCCAACcgggagcagcagcggcggctgcGCCTGCAGGGGGAGTCTTCTCCTTTGGGACCCCAGTGCCAACCCAACcgggagcagcagcggcggctgcGCCTGCAGGGGGAGTCTTCTCCTTTGGGACCCCAGTGCCAACCCAACCCGCAGCAGCAGTGGCACCCACGACAAATGTATCTGCAGGTCACCCATCCGGAGCGTTCAGCTTTGGTGGAAGCAAGGTCCAAGTCACCACAGTGACAGCCACAACAAGCGCACCAGGGAGTAGCTTCGCTTTTGGGTCAAGTGCTGCTCCTAACCTCACACTGGGTCCCCAAACCATCTCCACCACTATAGCCTCAGCTCCACAGGCTGGAGGTTTCACCCTGGGGATTAAACCCTCACCAACCCCGGCTCCCCCTGCAGCGACCCCAGTGGCTCCATTTCTGTTCTCGACCCCAGCATCAACAGCTGCAGCCCCCGCAATCGGGTCTGGTTCTAGTTTCGGCACCACTCCGACTCCTGCGGCGGCACCGACTGCAACGACCACTGCCGCCGTGTCGGCCCCCACCGCCCTGGCTGCAACCACCACATCAAGCTTCTCGCTAGGACCTGTCATCACCACGACCGCAGCTACAGTGGCCACCACCCTCCCGACGACCACTGCCCCTGCTGTGATGACCTATGACCAACTGGAGGGCCTCTTGAATAAGTGGAGCCTGGAGCTGGAAGATCAAGAGAGACACTTCATCCAGCAGGCCACTCAAGTCAACGCATGGGACCGCATGCTGGTGGCGAATGCTGAGAAGATCACGTCCCTGCACAAGGAAATGGAGAAGGTGAAGCTGGACCAGAAAAGGCTCAACCAGGAGGTGGACTTCATCCTGTCCCAGCAGAAGGAGCTGGAGGATCTGCTGTGCCCGTTGGAGGAATCTGTCAAAGAGCCGAGCGGCACCATCTACATGCAAAATGCAGACGAGGAGCGTGAGAGGACGTACAAGTTCGCGGAGAACGTGGATGCGCAGCTCAAGAGGATGTCACAAGACCTGAAGGAGATCATCGAGCATCTCAATACGTCCAGCGGTCCTGCCGACACCAGCGACCCG CTTCAACAGATTTGCAAAATCCTCAACGCCCACATGGATTCCCTGCAGTGGATCGACCAAAATTCCATTCTCCTGCAGAGACGAGTGGAGGAGGTGTCCAAACTGTGTGACAACCAACGCAAAGAGCAGGAGAAGCCCTTCCGGTTAACCTTTtactga
- the nup62l gene encoding nucleoporin 62 like isoform X1 — translation MSGGFNFGQPSTAKTTAPAAPATGVGPTTTSTPAVAGTSGGGGGFSFGSSTQPAASSAPSGGGLAFGTPTATTNQSTPAAGIFSPAVSSSGFGLTSGAPAGGVFSFGTPVPTQPGAAAAAAPAGGVFSFGTPVPTQPGAAAAAAPAGGVFSFGTPVPTQPGAAAAAAPAGGVFSFGTPVPTQPGAAAAAAPAGGVFSFGTPVPTQPAAAVAPTTNVSAGHPSGAFSFGGSKVQVTTVTATTSAPGSSFAFGSSAAPNLTLGPQTISTTIASAPQAGGFTLGIKPSPTPAPPAATPVAPFLFSTPASTAAAPAIGSGSSFGTTPTPAAAPTATTTAAVSAPTALAATTTSSFSLGPVITTTAATVATTLPTTTAPAVMTYDQLEGLLNKWSLELEDQERHFIQQATQVNAWDRMLVANAEKITSLHKEMEKVKLDQKRLNQEVDFILSQQKELEDLLCPLEESVKEPSGTIYMQNADEERERTYKFAENVDAQLKRMSQDLKEIIEHLNTSSGPADTSDPLQQICKILNAHMDSLQWIDQNSILLQRRVEEVSKLCDNQRKEQEKPFRLTFY, via the exons ATGAGTGGCGGCTTCAACTTCGGACAGCCTTCCACCGCCAAGACCACAGCTCCAGCAGCACCCGCCACGGGAGTCGGCCCGACCACAACGTCCACTCCCGCAGTCGCCGGAACcagtggcggtggcggcggcttcTCCTTCGGCTCGTCCACTCAACCCGCCGCTAGTAGTGCACCGAGCGGCGGCGGCCTCGCATTTGGAACCCCCACCGCCACTACCAATCAATCAACCCCGGCTGCAGGTATCTTCTCACCGGCGGTGTCGTCGTCTGGCTTCGGTCTGACCTCGGGTGCGCCTGCAGGGGGAGTCTTCTCCTTTGGGACCCCAGTGCCAACCCAACcgggagcagcagcggcggctgcGCCTGCAGGGGGAGTCTTCTCCTTTGGGACCCCAGTGCCAACCCAACcgggagcagcagcggcggctgcGCCTGCAGGGGGAGTCTTCTCCTTTGGGACCCCAGTGCCAACCCAACcgggagcagcagcggcggctgcGCCTGCAGGGGGAGTCTTCTCCTTTGGGACCCCAGTGCCAACCCAACcgggagcagcagcggcggctgcGCCTGCAGGGGGAGTCTTCTCCTTTGGGACCCCAGTGCCAACCCAACCCGCAGCAGCAGTGGCACCCACGACAAATGTATCTGCAGGTCACCCATCCGGAGCGTTCAGCTTTGGTGGAAGCAAGGTCCAAGTCACCACAGTGACAGCCACAACAAGCGCACCAGGGAGTAGCTTCGCTTTTGGGTCAAGTGCTGCTCCTAACCTCACACTGGGTCCCCAAACCATCTCCACCACTATAGCCTCAGCTCCACAGGCTGGAGGTTTCACCCTGGGGATTAAACCCTCACCAACCCCGGCTCCCCCTGCAGCGACCCCAGTGGCTCCATTTCTGTTCTCGACCCCAGCATCAACAGCTGCAGCCCCCGCAATCGGGTCTGGTTCTAGTTTCGGCACCACTCCGACTCCTGCGGCGGCACCGACTGCAACGACCACTGCCGCCGTGTCGGCCCCCACCGCCCTGGCTGCAACCACCACATCAAGCTTCTCGCTAGGACCTGTCATCACCACGACCGCAGCTACAGTGGCCACCACCCTCCCGACGACCACTGCCCCTGCTGTGATGACCTATGACCAACTGGAGGGCCTCTTGAATAAGTGGAGCCTGGAGCTGGAAGATCAAGAGAGACACTTCATCCAGCAGGCCACTCAAGTCAACGCATGGGACCGCATGCTGGTGGCGAATGCTGAGAAGATCACGTCCCTGCACAAGGAAATGGAGAAGGTGAAGCTGGACCAGAAAAGGCTCAACCAGGAGGTGGACTTCATCCTGTCCCAGCAGAAGGAGCTGGAGGATCTGCTGTGCCCGTTGGAGGAATCTGTCAAAGAGCCGAGCGGCACCATCTACATGCAAAATGCAGACGAGGAGCGTGAGAGGACGTACAAGTTCGCGGAGAACGTGGATGCGCAGCTCAAGAGGATGTCACAAGACCTGAAGGAGATCATCGAGCATCTCAATACGTCCAGCGGTCCTGCCGACACCAGCGACCCG CTTCAACAGATTTGCAAAATCCTCAACGCCCACATGGATTCCCTGCAGTGGATCGACCAAAATTCCATTCTCCTGCAGAGACGAGTGGAGGAGGTGTCCAAACTGTGTGACAACCAACGCAAAGAGCAGGAGAAGCCCTTCCGGTTAACCTTTtactga